A single region of the Biomaibacter acetigenes genome encodes:
- a CDS encoding TAXI family TRAP transporter solute-binding subunit, whose product MIKVHKTIALILLILMIVSVTGCGNKNQQTNDTTTSAPSTTESSASADKAGEPVRLVWATDSVGSNSYTIVSAMATMLKDYLPDGSSIDVQPISPGGMGAPYLFESKTADIAFANGAPAKAAWNEGTLGKPPTQSYRAIAGHLTNVAAVTYFSTAFCKKYGVTTLEEVVAKKIPIRIGTSPKGSMDEWCASLALKSLGVTYDDIKKWGGDVIQAGGSQLSDMLKDGKIDMIMNHTSAQSSDVTQDAMTNDVTFVQFGEDMLTFFESQGFERITYKKGTWKGMDKDIVWPGTPDCVFVSKDMPDDVAYALTKGLCEIKDVISNQFSSLTPFDPTTAWMPEKVGGVPLHPGAEKYYKEVGYMK is encoded by the coding sequence ATGATTAAAGTTCACAAGACTATTGCATTAATATTGCTGATTCTTATGATAGTATCGGTAACCGGCTGCGGCAATAAAAACCAACAGACTAATGATACGACAACATCGGCACCATCAACAACTGAGTCTTCAGCATCGGCAGATAAAGCTGGAGAACCAGTCCGCCTGGTATGGGCGACAGACTCTGTTGGTTCAAACTCATATACCATTGTATCCGCAATGGCTACAATGCTGAAAGATTACCTTCCGGATGGTTCCAGCATAGATGTTCAGCCAATATCTCCTGGAGGTATGGGTGCGCCTTACCTTTTTGAAAGCAAGACAGCGGATATTGCATTTGCAAACGGTGCTCCTGCAAAAGCGGCATGGAACGAAGGAACCCTTGGCAAGCCGCCTACGCAAAGCTACAGAGCCATTGCCGGCCATCTTACGAATGTAGCTGCGGTAACTTATTTCTCAACTGCTTTCTGCAAAAAGTATGGAGTTACTACTCTGGAAGAGGTTGTAGCAAAGAAAATCCCAATCCGGATAGGGACCAGCCCCAAGGGGTCAATGGATGAATGGTGCGCAAGCCTTGCACTAAAGAGCCTCGGCGTAACATATGATGATATCAAAAAATGGGGCGGGGACGTAATTCAGGCCGGTGGTTCACAATTGTCCGACATGCTGAAAGATGGAAAGATAGATATGATAATGAACCATACATCAGCCCAGTCCTCTGATGTGACTCAGGATGCCATGACAAATGATGTAACATTTGTACAGTTTGGGGAAGATATGCTCACGTTCTTTGAATCACAGGGTTTTGAGCGCATAACGTATAAAAAGGGAACATGGAAAGGCATGGACAAGGATATTGTATGGCCAGGTACGCCTGATTGCGTCTTTGTTTCAAAAGATATGCCCGATGATGTAGCATACGCCCTTACAAAAGGCTTGTGCGAGATTAAAGATGTTATATCGAACCAGTTCAGTTCCTTGACACCGTTCGATCCCACTACTGCGTGGATGCCGGAAAAGGTTGGCGGAGTTCCGCTTCATCCGGGTGCAGAAAAATACTACAAAGAAGTTGGCTACATGAAATAG
- a CDS encoding iron-containing alcohol dehydrogenase: MIKGTYSLKSPGKVIAGIDSIEGLKSIIAEEKAERVLIITDKGVWNAGLVERPAEILRSCGCKVEIIDNTPPEPEASQIDEMFKSISGADFQMVIGIGGGSSMDAAKIISVLMTNGGSVREILGTDKVANKGVPKLMIPTTAGTGSEATPNAIVLVPEEKLKVGIVSSKLIPDYVILDPSMTVKLPPAITANTGMDALIHAMECYISLKANPFSDTFALRAIKLISGSICRAYNSGEDIDARHDMLIGSFYGGVCIAASGTAAVHALSYPLGSMYRIPHGLSNAILLPYVMEFNMDAAIEKYRDMAIAMGIEVDGLSGEQAAQKMVESLYDLIEDLNIKSPLKEMKISESELDEIVESASKVTRLLDNNPKKLSKEDMRKIYKNIL, from the coding sequence ATGATTAAAGGAACATATTCACTGAAAAGCCCTGGAAAGGTGATAGCCGGCATTGACAGTATTGAAGGGCTGAAGAGCATTATTGCGGAAGAAAAGGCGGAAAGAGTATTAATCATAACGGATAAAGGCGTATGGAATGCAGGCCTGGTGGAAAGGCCGGCAGAAATACTGAGGTCTTGCGGCTGCAAGGTTGAAATAATCGACAATACGCCTCCCGAACCGGAAGCCTCGCAGATTGATGAAATGTTCAAAAGCATAAGCGGCGCAGATTTTCAGATGGTAATTGGAATAGGCGGCGGAAGCTCCATGGATGCGGCAAAAATCATATCCGTGCTTATGACGAATGGCGGCAGTGTTAGAGAAATACTTGGGACTGACAAGGTAGCAAATAAGGGCGTGCCCAAGCTGATGATTCCAACCACAGCGGGGACGGGTTCGGAAGCCACGCCCAACGCAATCGTGCTTGTGCCTGAGGAAAAGCTTAAAGTCGGCATAGTAAGCAGCAAGTTGATACCCGACTACGTGATCCTGGACCCGAGCATGACAGTAAAACTGCCGCCAGCCATCACGGCAAACACCGGCATGGATGCACTGATACACGCTATGGAATGCTATATATCGCTTAAAGCAAATCCCTTCAGCGACACTTTCGCACTGCGGGCAATTAAACTAATTTCAGGAAGCATCTGCAGAGCCTATAATAGCGGTGAAGATATCGATGCAAGGCATGACATGCTCATAGGTTCTTTTTACGGCGGAGTATGCATAGCGGCTTCCGGGACCGCTGCCGTACATGCGCTGTCATATCCTCTCGGAAGCATGTATAGGATTCCCCACGGACTATCCAATGCAATACTGCTGCCCTATGTCATGGAATTCAACATGGATGCCGCAATAGAAAAATATAGGGATATGGCCATAGCTATGGGAATCGAAGTAGACGGCCTTTCGGGCGAACAGGCTGCGCAAAAAATGGTGGAGAGCCTGTACGATTTGATAGAAGATTTGAATATCAAGTCGCCGCTTAAAGAAATGAAAATATCCGAAAGCGAACTTGACGAGATAGTGGAAAGCGCATCCAAAGTTACAAGACTTCTAGACAATAATCCCAAGAAGCTGAGCAAGGAGGACATGAGGAAGATATATAAAAATATATTGTAG
- the dapA gene encoding 4-hydroxy-tetrahydrodipicolinate synthase: MLKPEGIIVPIITPMTEDEEINEKELRAQINRMISSGIHGIFCLGTNGEFYALTTEEKLKVIKVVVEETRGRVPVYAGTGCISTKETVDLSIKAKELGVDALSILSPYYVAVSQDDIYDYFAAIAQSVDLPIVLYNIPARTGNNIDYKTVARLSKYQNIVGIKDSSGNFDNTLRYIEDTDDRLSVLSGNDSLILWTLLAGGNGAIAGTANLFPELLVEIYRLWQKGEIKKANELQKKLRPFRDVMKMGNPNSVVKRAMNLLGYNVGPARRPVSGLNPKIDEELEKVLKLYK, encoded by the coding sequence ATGTTAAAACCGGAAGGGATAATTGTTCCGATAATTACTCCCATGACAGAAGATGAGGAAATAAACGAAAAAGAATTGCGCGCTCAAATAAATAGAATGATATCGAGCGGCATTCATGGAATATTCTGCCTGGGCACAAATGGAGAGTTTTACGCTTTGACAACCGAGGAAAAGTTAAAGGTAATTAAAGTAGTGGTGGAGGAAACCAGAGGGAGAGTGCCGGTATATGCGGGGACAGGGTGCATCAGCACGAAAGAAACAGTGGATCTTTCTATAAAAGCAAAAGAGCTTGGAGTTGACGCCCTTTCCATCTTATCTCCTTATTATGTTGCTGTTTCTCAAGATGATATATACGATTACTTTGCCGCAATAGCACAATCCGTCGATTTGCCCATTGTTCTTTACAATATTCCTGCCAGGACGGGCAACAACATTGACTACAAGACAGTCGCCAGACTTTCAAAGTATCAGAACATAGTGGGCATTAAAGACAGCAGCGGCAACTTTGACAACACATTGAGATATATCGAAGATACGGATGACAGGTTGTCGGTGCTTTCGGGAAACGATTCTCTCATTCTGTGGACGCTTCTTGCAGGAGGAAATGGGGCCATAGCGGGAACCGCAAATCTGTTCCCGGAACTTTTGGTTGAAATATACAGGCTCTGGCAAAAGGGAGAAATTAAAAAGGCCAACGAACTGCAGAAAAAATTGAGGCCGTTCAGGGATGTCATGAAAATGGGCAACCCCAATTCAGTCGTGAAAAGAGCTATGAATCTTTTGGGATACAATGTAGGGCCGGCAAGGAGGCCGGTAAGCGGGCTCAATCCGAAGATAGACGAAGAGCTTGAAAAAGTATTAAAACTATACAAATAA
- the pdxA gene encoding 4-hydroxythreonine-4-phosphate dehydrogenase PdxA — protein sequence MKPIIGITMGDPAGIGPEIAVKALAKKQIYEKCVPVIIGDFEALKDANQFTKLNLGLNEIKEINRARGEFGTIEYLNLNFLAPRSWEYKKVSALAGKAAFNYVKKGIELALENKIHAVVTGPINKESINMAGYHYSGHTEIFADLTGTKDYAMMLASGSLKVVHVTTHVSMRKACDLITEERVYKVINLAYDAMKMMGIESPRIGVAGLNAHSSENGLFGTEEQTAIKPAIEKAKSQGINADGPVPPDTVFVKALAGQYDIVVAMYHDQGHIPVKLTGFKLDLATNKYTSVSGINCTLGLPIIRTSVDHGTAFGKAGEGRANEESLVDAIEMAIRMAKVKFKLK from the coding sequence ATGAAGCCAATAATCGGAATAACAATGGGCGACCCTGCGGGAATAGGGCCGGAGATAGCTGTAAAAGCCCTGGCGAAAAAGCAAATTTATGAAAAATGCGTACCCGTCATTATAGGAGATTTTGAGGCTCTGAAAGATGCCAATCAATTTACAAAACTAAACCTGGGACTCAATGAAATAAAAGAAATAAATCGGGCCAGAGGAGAATTTGGAACCATCGAATATCTAAATCTTAATTTTTTGGCTCCCAGAAGCTGGGAGTATAAAAAAGTGAGTGCTTTGGCCGGCAAGGCAGCATTTAATTATGTAAAAAAAGGCATAGAGCTTGCTCTGGAAAACAAGATTCACGCTGTGGTTACCGGGCCGATTAATAAGGAATCGATTAATATGGCGGGTTACCACTATTCCGGGCATACGGAAATATTTGCGGACTTGACAGGGACAAAAGACTATGCCATGATGCTGGCTAGCGGCAGTTTAAAAGTCGTACATGTCACCACCCATGTTTCTATGCGCAAAGCGTGTGATTTGATAACCGAAGAAAGAGTCTATAAAGTCATTAACCTGGCATATGACGCTATGAAAATGATGGGTATTGAAAGCCCCCGCATTGGCGTTGCAGGATTGAACGCCCATAGTTCCGAAAACGGCCTCTTTGGCACGGAGGAACAGACAGCAATTAAGCCGGCCATCGAAAAGGCAAAAAGTCAGGGGATAAACGCAGATGGGCCAGTTCCGCCTGACACCGTATTTGTTAAAGCGCTGGCAGGCCAGTATGATATAGTTGTGGCGATGTATCATGACCAGGGCCATATCCCTGTAAAATTGACAGGCTTTAAACTGGATCTTGCTACCAATAAATACACGTCTGTAAGCGGAATTAACTGTACTCTTGGTCTGCCGATCATTCGCACATCCGTAGACCACGGCACAGCCTTCGGCAAAGCAGGAGAAGGAAGAGCCAATGAAGAAAGCCTGGTGGATGCCATTGAAATGGCGATCAGGATGGCAAAAGTGAAATTTAAATTGAAATAA
- a CDS encoding four-carbon acid sugar kinase family protein, whose product MEKLCIIADDLTGATDTGVQFSKFGISTAVVFNYLTIKDLTFDFDIVSINAGTRNIDREVAYSRVKDIVRTLRDMNFKLYYKKIDSTLRGQPDVEIEAMLDELGFDMAFIVPSFPANGRKVENGYLYIQKNPGKNKNNFHPIGFVPDIFKNKKDKPLSLIEIEDVRKGASNLKQKIDELRKLKKQIFVIDAVTNDDLMNIAIAVKDYATRSVIAGSAGLASCIPLMWDMVKEYRQYPGGKPILFLAGTRNMVTAEQIKTFTAFSSVKVVEMNSEEIIKGKNDEELNRVTDETKKALHEGKIVVVAIDSLLKSQKEIYNQEISSENAKKVAKSFGVVAKNIVSDKLIKALVVTGGDVAINVFDAMEAKGIILENEILPGIPVGRLIGGEFDGLHVVTKAGGFGDKDSFINIANYINTGGEKLK is encoded by the coding sequence ATGGAAAAACTTTGCATCATTGCCGACGATCTTACGGGAGCGACAGACACAGGTGTCCAATTCAGTAAGTTCGGAATATCCACAGCAGTCGTCTTCAATTATCTGACTATTAAAGATTTAACTTTCGACTTCGATATCGTTTCCATTAATGCCGGGACGCGCAATATCGATAGAGAAGTGGCCTATTCAAGGGTAAAAGATATAGTTCGGACTTTGCGCGATATGAATTTTAAGTTGTACTATAAAAAAATAGATTCCACTCTGCGCGGCCAGCCCGATGTCGAAATCGAAGCAATGCTGGACGAATTGGGGTTTGATATGGCATTCATAGTTCCATCGTTTCCCGCCAATGGAAGGAAAGTGGAAAACGGCTATCTATACATACAGAAGAATCCGGGAAAAAATAAGAACAATTTTCATCCCATAGGTTTTGTGCCGGATATATTTAAAAATAAAAAAGATAAGCCGCTTTCTTTAATAGAAATCGAAGACGTGAGAAAAGGCGCATCCAATTTAAAACAAAAAATCGATGAACTGAGGAAATTGAAAAAACAGATATTTGTAATAGATGCAGTGACAAATGATGATCTGATGAATATAGCCATTGCCGTCAAAGATTATGCGACACGATCCGTGATTGCGGGGTCTGCGGGTTTGGCGAGCTGCATCCCCCTGATGTGGGATATGGTGAAGGAGTATCGTCAATATCCCGGTGGAAAGCCGATATTATTTCTGGCAGGAACGCGCAATATGGTGACTGCTGAACAGATTAAAACGTTTACCGCTTTCAGCTCGGTGAAAGTTGTAGAAATGAATTCTGAAGAAATAATCAAAGGGAAAAACGATGAAGAATTGAACAGGGTCACAGATGAAACGAAAAAAGCATTGCATGAAGGCAAGATCGTTGTAGTGGCAATCGACAGCTTGCTGAAAAGCCAAAAAGAAATTTATAACCAGGAGATTTCATCGGAAAACGCCAAAAAAGTCGCAAAGAGCTTTGGTGTTGTGGCAAAAAATATTGTTTCCGATAAGTTGATTAAAGCCCTGGTTGTAACGGGCGGCGATGTAGCGATAAATGTTTTTGACGCCATGGAGGCAAAAGGAATAATACTGGAAAATGAGATATTGCCGGGCATACCTGTCGGTAGGCTTATCGGAGGAGAATTTGACGGTTTGCATGTAGTTACAAAAGCAGGAGGATTCGGAGATAAAGATTCATTTATAAATATAGCAAATTATATAAACACGGGAGGAGAAAAGTTGAAATGA
- a CDS encoding sigma 54-interacting transcriptional regulator yields the protein MNNILLIAPYEELEKTAKEVVMEHGLQVDVIQGNLSDGSNIAKRAEEKGVEVIISRGGTYQSIKNVVNIPVIEIQVSAFDILRALKDLLDYRGPIGIVGYENVVFGIDTLIDVLGLDLIRVIFKNEEEAPRQVYEVASKGVREFVGDTIGIKTVKSMGFRGRLIESGKEAVLSAIYEARRVLEIRREERARAERFKVIMDFIHDGIIAVDEKGYITIFNKTAGEIFNKSDNPVGKHVSEVVETTKLPEVLKSGEPQLGELQRVGNVVIATNRVPIIVDGEVKGAVATFQDVTQIQKMEQKIRRELHQKGLVAKYSFKDIVHKSRIMEDLICRARKYAELDSTTVLILGETGTGKELFAHSIHNESPRAKGPFVAINCAALPENLLESELFGYAEGAFTGARRGGKIGLFEMAHMGTIFLDEIGDMPLNLQSRLLRVIQEKEVMRIGDDRVIPVDVRIIASTNRNLEEDIEKGAFRRDLFYRLNVLKLIIPPLRERKEDIPLLVDLFVEKYSSRLGKKVNGITQKARDLLMNLDYSGNVRELKGVIERAVAFAESEYIKEADLGISNQAAKQNDAISRDIFKGNFTLKEIEIMAIREALAKTRNNISEAARLLGVDRTTIWRKIKESGLTQ from the coding sequence ATGAATAATATCTTATTGATAGCGCCGTATGAAGAACTGGAAAAAACAGCTAAAGAGGTGGTTATGGAGCACGGCCTTCAGGTGGATGTAATTCAGGGGAATCTGAGTGATGGGTCAAATATTGCAAAGCGCGCCGAAGAAAAGGGTGTGGAAGTCATAATAAGCCGGGGAGGCACATATCAGTCTATAAAAAATGTGGTGAATATACCCGTTATTGAGATTCAGGTGAGCGCCTTTGACATTTTAAGGGCTTTAAAAGACCTGCTGGATTACAGGGGCCCCATTGGAATAGTGGGATATGAAAATGTGGTTTTTGGGATAGATACTTTGATTGATGTGCTGGGGCTTGATTTAATACGTGTGATTTTCAAGAACGAAGAAGAGGCTCCCAGACAGGTATATGAAGTGGCATCGAAAGGCGTGAGAGAATTCGTAGGGGATACCATTGGTATAAAGACGGTAAAAAGCATGGGTTTTAGAGGTAGACTCATAGAGTCGGGGAAAGAAGCCGTATTGTCGGCCATCTATGAAGCCCGAAGGGTGCTCGAAATACGAAGGGAAGAAAGGGCCCGAGCAGAAAGATTTAAAGTAATCATGGATTTCATCCACGACGGAATAATTGCGGTGGACGAGAAAGGTTATATTACGATTTTTAATAAAACGGCAGGGGAGATTTTCAATAAGAGCGACAATCCCGTGGGCAAACATGTATCCGAAGTGGTGGAAACCACTAAACTCCCGGAGGTTTTAAAAAGCGGCGAGCCCCAGCTGGGAGAACTGCAGCGGGTGGGGAATGTGGTGATTGCCACAAATCGGGTCCCGATTATAGTTGACGGCGAAGTAAAAGGCGCGGTGGCTACTTTTCAGGATGTGACCCAGATACAAAAGATGGAGCAAAAAATCAGGAGGGAACTGCACCAAAAAGGCCTGGTGGCCAAATACAGTTTTAAGGATATCGTTCACAAAAGCCGGATAATGGAGGATCTGATTTGCAGGGCAAGAAAATATGCCGAACTTGATTCCACGACGGTCCTTATCCTGGGAGAGACGGGCACGGGGAAAGAACTTTTCGCCCACAGCATCCACAATGAAAGCCCCAGGGCGAAAGGGCCTTTTGTGGCTATAAATTGCGCCGCCCTTCCAGAGAATCTGCTCGAAAGCGAACTCTTCGGCTACGCAGAAGGAGCTTTTACCGGCGCCCGCCGGGGAGGGAAAATCGGCCTTTTTGAAATGGCTCACATGGGCACAATCTTTCTTGATGAAATAGGGGACATGCCCCTGAATCTTCAGTCGAGACTGCTCAGGGTTATTCAGGAAAAGGAAGTTATGAGGATTGGCGATGATAGAGTGATTCCGGTGGATGTCAGGATAATAGCTTCCACCAATAGAAACCTCGAGGAAGATATAGAAAAAGGCGCCTTCCGGCGGGATCTGTTTTACAGATTGAATGTATTAAAGCTGATTATTCCGCCTCTGAGGGAAAGGAAAGAGGATATACCGCTGCTGGTTGATTTATTTGTTGAGAAATATTCGTCAAGACTCGGCAAGAAGGTAAATGGAATAACACAAAAAGCCCGGGATTTACTTATGAATCTGGATTATTCCGGAAATGTCAGGGAATTAAAAGGCGTCATAGAACGGGCTGTGGCCTTTGCCGAGAGCGAATATATCAAAGAAGCTGATTTAGGGATTTCAAATCAAGCCGCAAAGCAAAACGATGCTATATCCCGGGATATTTTTAAAGGCAACTTCACATTAAAAGAAATAGAAATCATGGCCATAAGAGAGGCGCTGGCAAAGACACGGAACAATATTTCCGAGGCGGCCAGGCTCCTGGGCGTGGATAGGACCACCATCTGGAGAAAGATTAAGGAATCAGGTTTGACGCAGTGA
- a CDS encoding pyridoxal-phosphate-dependent aminotransferase family protein, whose amino-acid sequence MKNGLIITPGPTEVNERVRMAMARPITNPDLDPDFFDFYDKTCDKLKKILKTKNDVLILSGEGILGLDAAMASLIEPGDRVLCLANGVFGEGFGEFAELYGAEVVYLRKEYDDAFTVDDAKKFLTKNNGFKLATVVHCETPAGMINPIEEICPVLKEAGIITVVDAVSSIAGQEIRTDDWGIDIVLGGSQKCLSASPGLTFLSISKDAWNCMEERKTPVPGFYTNLLKWKQMWYKDRVFPYTQPISDIYGLSEAADVVLEESENIYIRHARIANAVRDALKDAGFKMFPKEGAEANTVTAFYIPGEIDDEIFRKHLWVKYGVMIAGSWGKLSGKVWRIGHMGENAREEKLFRFFRAFELALKDFQYPLPASISRTFSEKL is encoded by the coding sequence ATTAAGAACGGACTTATAATAACACCGGGCCCCACGGAAGTTAATGAGCGGGTGAGGATGGCTATGGCAAGGCCCATAACAAATCCGGACCTTGACCCGGACTTTTTTGATTTCTATGATAAGACGTGTGATAAGCTAAAAAAGATCCTAAAGACCAAAAATGATGTATTGATACTAAGCGGAGAGGGGATCCTGGGGTTAGATGCAGCCATGGCATCACTGATAGAACCGGGAGACAGGGTGCTGTGCCTTGCCAACGGTGTTTTTGGTGAGGGTTTTGGAGAGTTTGCTGAATTATATGGGGCGGAAGTTGTTTATTTAAGAAAAGAATATGATGATGCTTTTACCGTTGACGATGCAAAAAAGTTTCTGACGAAAAACAATGGTTTCAAGCTTGCTACGGTAGTCCATTGCGAGACGCCGGCAGGAATGATAAATCCCATTGAAGAAATATGTCCGGTTTTAAAAGAAGCAGGCATCATTACAGTGGTGGATGCCGTATCGTCAATTGCAGGTCAGGAGATCAGGACCGACGATTGGGGTATAGACATAGTCCTGGGTGGTTCCCAGAAATGCCTTTCGGCATCTCCGGGGCTAACTTTTCTTTCCATAAGCAAAGATGCATGGAACTGTATGGAAGAAAGAAAGACACCCGTACCCGGGTTTTACACCAATCTTCTAAAATGGAAGCAAATGTGGTACAAAGACAGGGTATTCCCGTATACGCAGCCCATATCGGATATATACGGCCTTTCAGAAGCGGCAGATGTAGTTTTAGAAGAGAGTGAAAATATCTATATCCGACATGCCCGCATAGCTAATGCTGTGAGGGATGCTCTAAAAGATGCAGGTTTTAAGATGTTTCCCAAAGAAGGAGCCGAGGCCAATACCGTGACCGCCTTTTATATTCCCGGGGAAATAGATGATGAGATATTCAGGAAGCATCTCTGGGTTAAATACGGTGTGATGATAGCAGGCAGCTGGGGAAAACTATCAGGTAAAGTATGGCGCATAGGCCACATGGGAGAAAATGCCAGAGAAGAAAAGCTATTTAGATTTTTCAGGGCTTTCGAACTTGCTTTAAAGGATTTCCAATATCCACTGCCGGCCTCCATCAGCAGAACTTTTTCAGAAAAGCTGTGA
- a CDS encoding CdaR family transcriptional regulator has protein sequence MEITHQYAQSIVDRTMKILGYNINIMNSIGIIVGSGDKKRINTFHQGAAEVIKTGRPLEITSDQARKLEGVKPGVNLPIYLNEKIAGVVGITGEPEEVRPYGELLKISVETMLQQAFLSEQLRMEQNARELYVDDVIRGNFAENEDIFLAKGTVLGFDMKIPRVAVVLKIYGLNEKINDLPAREDELKLQKRREKILDRIKQAFSNPQNMFSYSGSNIFIIFYAIKNLDNVKLKKEIWNSIFSVKDIFEKYNLTFLATVGSFYPGLSGLKKSYDEAVKALEIQEQIKKADKEKGTITLAQDVSLEILLANIPQDMLHRFKKLLLSHNQQLIIMNQEKLVETLKTFFKSDLNISTAAEKLGVTRNTLSSRLDKVKELTGYDPRKFFDAVKLELLILIEEFRLS, from the coding sequence TTGGAAATCACCCATCAGTACGCCCAGAGCATTGTTGACAGGACCATGAAAATCCTTGGATACAACATTAACATAATGAACAGTATCGGCATTATTGTGGGTAGCGGGGATAAAAAGAGGATAAATACATTTCACCAGGGAGCGGCGGAGGTTATTAAAACCGGAAGACCTCTAGAGATTACTTCAGACCAGGCAAGGAAACTGGAGGGAGTAAAGCCGGGAGTCAACCTCCCCATTTACCTGAATGAAAAAATAGCAGGAGTGGTAGGGATTACCGGAGAACCGGAAGAGGTGCGCCCTTACGGAGAACTTTTAAAGATTTCTGTAGAAACCATGCTGCAACAGGCATTTCTTTCCGAACAGCTCAGGATGGAACAAAATGCTCGAGAGCTTTATGTGGATGACGTAATACGCGGGAACTTTGCCGAAAATGAGGATATTTTTCTGGCAAAAGGCACCGTCTTGGGGTTTGATATGAAAATCCCTAGAGTGGCAGTGGTTTTAAAAATCTATGGTTTGAATGAAAAAATCAATGATTTGCCTGCTCGGGAAGATGAACTAAAGCTGCAGAAAAGACGGGAAAAGATATTGGATAGAATAAAACAGGCTTTTTCAAATCCGCAGAACATGTTTAGTTATAGCGGAAGCAATATTTTTATCATCTTCTACGCCATAAAAAATTTGGATAACGTTAAATTAAAGAAGGAAATTTGGAATTCAATTTTTTCTGTGAAGGATATCTTTGAAAAATATAATCTCACTTTCCTGGCAACCGTCGGTTCTTTTTATCCTGGGCTTTCGGGTTTGAAAAAATCTTACGACGAAGCCGTTAAAGCACTGGAAATTCAAGAACAGATTAAAAAAGCCGATAAAGAAAAAGGGACAATAACATTAGCCCAGGATGTAAGCCTTGAAATATTGCTTGCCAACATACCGCAGGACATGCTTCATAGATTTAAAAAATTGCTTTTATCGCACAATCAGCAGTTAATAATAATGAATCAAGAAAAACTTGTTGAAACGCTAAAAACATTTTTTAAAAGCGATTTAAATATAAGCACTGCCGCAGAAAAGCTAGGAGTGACACGCAACACCTTATCCAGCAGGCTTGATAAAGTAAAAGAACTTACCGGCTACGATCCCAGGAAATTCTTCGATGCCGTGAAACTGGAACTGCTGATTTTAATAGAAGAATTCAGGTTATCTTAG
- a CDS encoding sugar diacid recognition domain-containing protein, translated as MESRYRVSKELAERIVKILHDITGNNVNFMGENGEIIATNQIHRLGSIHEGAKKIMKGEVDYLAITEEQAKKMQGVLPGYNGPIEMDGQRIGCIGITGDPVKVEPLQKLAAIIVTEEIRKEMNRKKEQEVINKIAYKIENASAAIKQISSGAEEIATTSQSMKDIAKIAEDKIRDINKVLDIIKHIVDQTNMLGLNAAIEAARAGECGRGFSIVAREVQKLSKDSLDSLKNINTVMNEIKNSILIITKGVIQNAETTKKQALALEQIETSILDIQNEVKKLIM; from the coding sequence ATGGAAAGCCGGTATCGAGTTTCGAAAGAATTGGCCGAAAGGATTGTAAAGATCCTGCATGATATAACAGGGAATAATGTAAATTTTATGGGAGAGAATGGCGAAATAATAGCTACAAATCAAATTCATAGATTGGGAAGTATTCATGAAGGCGCAAAAAAGATAATGAAAGGTGAAGTTGACTATTTAGCCATAACTGAAGAACAGGCAAAAAAAATGCAGGGGGTACTGCCGGGCTACAACGGTCCCATAGAAATGGATGGGCAGAGAATAGGTTGCATAGGAATAACCGGAGATCCGGTTAAAGTAGAACCGTTACAGAAACTTGCCGCTATAATTGTGACCGAAGAAATTAGGAAGGAAATGAACAGGAAAAAAGAACAGGAAGTTATAAATAAAATAGCATACAAGATAGAAAACGCTTCAGCCGCAATTAAACAGATTTCTTCCGGTGCTGAGGAAATAGCTACTACAAGCCAATCCATGAAAGATATTGCTAAAATCGCGGAGGATAAAATACGCGATATAAATAAAGTTCTTGACATAATTAAGCATATCGTTGATCAAACAAATATGCTGGGATTAAACGCAGCTATAGAAGCGGCTCGGGCCGGAGAATGCGGAAGGGGATTTTCTATAGTGGCCCGCGAGGTTCAAAAACTATCTAAAGATTCGCTTGATTCTTTGAAAAATATAAACACCGTAATGAATGAAATTAAAAATTCAATATTGATTATTACGAAAGGTGTGATTCAAAATGCTGAGACAACAAAGAAGCAGGCATTAGCTCTAGAACAAATAGAGACGAGTATATTGGATATACAAAATGAGGTCAAAAAACTTATCATGTAG